The region CGGTAAGTCTTCAAAAGACATTGACCGGGCAGACATGGAATATCACCAATAAGACCAGTGACACCACTTATGCTGGGACAACTGGTGTTGGTGTAGTCAAATTCAATGATGATGGAACTATGACCCTTCTGAGCGGAGGTTTTGCCGCAATTGGAAAGGTTAGTGGTAGCGAAAACAGTTTTTGCAACATCCCGCAGACCATAAATTATGAACTTATAAGCAATGATATTGTATATGTGAGTGCCTCTGTAAAATCAAGAACAGATAGTAATACATATACTGAGGATACCGTCTTGAAAATTGCATCAAGAACAAAGGACAAAATCGTAGTAACCGGCACAGGCGGATGTGGAAATCTTGGCTTCGAAAGAATTTCTGTTCTTACACCTCAAAACGACTCTACAACTGTAAACAAGCGTATCTCCAAAGCTATGAGTCACATCTGACGTCGTTGTGGAGCTGGAATCGATGATGTCCAACACGCGCTCAGACCTTGGCCGGGCGATGAATCCACCCGGCAGGTCAAGCTCAGCCCCGTTATAATGACGTTAGCTCTTCCCAGTGCCCTGATTTGTCCGCATCGGGGAGCCAATAATTCGGCAGAGTACGCTGCTGTTGCGCAGTATTGCGGAGAACCTGACGGGAAGTCCGTTTTGTTCGCTCTTGAGGCACGATGAAACGGAGGATGAAAGGTTGGTCTGGTTTGCCCCGCGTGAGCGGTTGCGAGGGTGGGGTACGTCGACCGGGCAGAGTCAAAGGCGGTTGTTTGTCTTCGACCCATCAGCATGATGACAGTCTGTCTCCGAACTTATGCGGCGGGTTATTCGGTGCTCCGGTACCCTTTCTCATTATTTGCCTGTCAAGCCGTCCGTTTAAGCACCCAGGGAAAGTTGTTTCACTTTTCCGTTGTAGCTGTATTTCATTCGCCACAATTTACTTCCCGTGGGCGTTACCAGCAGATTGCCGCCGCCATCGAAAAGCCGGTATTCTGTTTTCTGGGGCTTGGCATTTCTGATTTGCACTTCAGGGAGGGGGGACGATTCGTTTTGGCATGGCCTTTATCTCCATTTTAGGAGCATCCTGTTTGGGGATCATGCGAAATGATCCCAAAGATGCCCCCTTAATTGGTGGATATCAGCATGCCAAAGCGGACCATATCGGACAATAGGAAAAGAAAAAGCCCTTATTTCTAAGGGCTTTTTGGTCTTGTCCGGACTAACCCGGACTTTTTAATGGTGGCGGCGCAGGGACTTGAACCCCGGACAACACGGATATGAGCCGTGTGCTCTAACCAGCTGAGCTACGCCGCCAAAATCATTGAGTAAGGCCCTACTTTTTAATTCATATGGGCCGCTGTGTCAAGAGAAAATATTCCAGCCCCGATTATTTGCTCGTCATCAGCCCTTCCAGGTTGAAACCGAAGTGGAAGGAGAAGTTTCCTCCCGGCCGGTCGCCGATGGACAGGCTCACGCTCCAGCACTTCTGGCGGTATTCCACGCTGTAGACCGATTCGAGAAAATTGCCGCGGTCAAAGGAGTAGCGGGTGGTATACCCCAGGGTCCAGGGGTTGAAGTACTTGGTGGCCAGCTTGGCCTCCAGGTATTCCACCTGGTTGCGGGCCATGCGGTAGCTCACGGCTGCACTGTTCCCCTGTTTGTCGTCCAGTTCGATCCCCGGCGCGGCGCTGGAGAAACGGTTGTCGTAGAGGTTGTAGCGGGTGTCGACGGTCAGCTTGGCCTGGGGATGGAGCCAGGTCTCCGATTCCAGGGTCAGGTCGGTCCAGGGGCGATTGGCGTCCACCATGGAGAGCAGGTCGCGCCGCGTTCCCCCCACGCTGTACCCCTGGGTCAGCCTGACGAGGGAGATGTCGCGGTAGGTCGTGGTGTCGCCCGTCTGGAACTTGCCCCCCAGAAAGCTGGTCACGGAGGCGGAAAAGATGTTCTGCCCCACGAGGCGGTCGTTGTAGTCGTAGAAGGGGAGCCGGGACTGGTCGTGGCTCGGGGCGTAGGTGTAGGACACCTCCGGGGTGATCTCGTGGCGTAGCTTTTTGAGGGCGGCGCCGTTTATGTCGTAGACCCGGCTCAGCGACGTGGAGGCGCGGGCGCCCAGTTCGGGCAGCAGGTCGCCGTCGGTTTCCTTTGTCGTGGCGCTGCGGTTGTCCTGGGTGACATAGCCGCGTACGTGCAGGCCGGCATAGGCCGAAGCGTTCAGGTAGCCGGGCAGGCCGGACACGTAGGTGAGGCGCGGAAAGGCGTTCAGGCGCTGGCCGGTGGGATCGACCTCGCGGTACAGGTTGGCGGCGCTGGAATCCAGGTCGAAATAGATCGGGGTGGAGAAGACCTGCTGGCGGACGCCGGCCAGGGACACCTCCGGCAGGGTCTGGAGCGTGCGGCTGTTGTCCGTGGCGTACAGGTCCTCGGCGAAGCGCAGGTAGCCGGAGAGGGCGTAGTTCTGCCATGTTTTCAGGGCGTTGACGATGGTATCGTTGGACTGGCGGTTGTAATCGCCGCTCTTTTCCCCGAAATCACCCAGAAAGCTCCGGTCGCTGGTCAGGTTGATCTCCGTCCGCAGATTCATGGTCGGGGAGAAAATCTCCTTGTGGCTGAGGCTTGCCTGGCCGCGCCAGCGCTCCTTGTCCAGGTCGTAGATCAGGTAGCCCCCGAAATGCCCCTCGCTCCCCCTGTTCCAGATATAGCGGTAGTCAACCCCGGTGCCGACGCCGCGTTTGGTCTGGGTGTCCAGGTCGAGCAGCAGGTCCTGGCTGGGGGAGATGACCAGGTAGAGCGGGATGTCCAGTTGTGCGCCGCGGCTGCTGGAGTAGCCGAAGCGGGGAAAGAGCAGCCCGGTCTTGCGCTCCCGCACCACCGGAAACGCCATCCAGGGGAGATAGAGGACCGGCACCTCCTTGATGTAGAAGGTGACCCCCCGGCCGACGGCGTACCCCAGCAGGTTGACCTTGAGGTGGTCCGCGCCGAATTTCCAGCTCGGGTCCGGCAGGTCGCAGGTGGTCAGCTCGGTGGTGGTGAGCTCCACTTCGTTGTCGTTGATCCGGGTGATCCTGTCGCCGATAAAGGTGACGTTGGACGTGGCGGAGGTGAGCACCCCCTTTTCCAGTTCGCCCCGGCCGGTGTCCATGTCCAGTTTGATGGAGTCCCCCCGCAGGGTTTCGTCCCCCTTGACCACGAGGACGTTGTCGGTGGCGTGCAGCACCCTGGTCTTGCGGTCATAGGTCGCCTTGTCCGCCGTGAGGGTCATGCCCTGCCATCTGATGGTGACGTGGCCGGTGGCGGTGAACACCTCGTTGGCCGTGTCCTGGCTCATGCTGTCGGAGTTGATGGAGATGTTGCCCTCGGTCGGCATGGGGACCGCTCCCTGGGCCGGGACGGCAGTGAACAAGGCCAGGCAGATCAGCAGTATGTACAGGCGTGTGGGTGTCACTAGCCGCGTATCCCTTCGAAGTGGTCCCCGGCGAGCCATGCTTTGGTCTCACCTACCGTGAACAGCGATCCGCACACCAGGATCAGGTCGTCCGCCCCTGCCTCGCGTCGTGCTGTTTCTATGCCGTTGCCGACGCTCCCGCAGGCCGTGGCCCGAAAGCCGAGGCCGTTCAGGATGCCGGCCAGGACCGCGTCGTTCAGCGCCCGCTCCACGGCGGGGGTGACGGCGTAGGCGTGGTGGACCTTGCCCGCCAGGGGGGCGAATATGGCCGGGACATCCTTGTCGGACATGACCCCGGTGACCAGGATGAGCCGCCGGCAGCGGTACGCGTCGAGCGCCTCGGCAAGGGCGGCGGCGCCGGCCGGATTGTGGGCACCGTCCAGCAAAAGGCGCGGAGGGCCAGGAACCAGTTCCATGCGGCCGGGCCACCGGGCGGCGGCGATGCCTGCCGTGAGGGCGTCCGGGGCGATGGTCATTCCGGATGCGCCGAGCACCTCCGCCGCAGTCAGAGCCAGGGAGGCGTTCTGGGACTGGTAGCGTCCCGGGATGCCGGGGAGCAGCCGGGATAACTCCACGCCGAGGCCGTGGTAATCGAGGGAGCCGTCGTCCATCCAGAAGGCGCGGAAGTCGTCCCCCTCGTGGACGAACCGGTTGCCCCCCGCGGCGCAGGTCCGCCGGATCACCTCCAGGGCCTCGGCCGGCTGGCGGGCGGAGACCACCGGGGTGCCCGGTTCGGCGATGGCGCTCTTTTCGGCGGCGATGAGGGGAAGGGTCGCCCCCAGGTAGTCGCAGTGGTCCAGAGCGATGGGGGTGATGACCGTCATCAGGGCGGGGATGACGGCGGTGGCGTCCGACCTCCCTCCCATGCCGGCCTCCATGACCGCCACCTCGGCCCGCTCTTCGGCAAAACAGAGGGCGGCCAGGGCGGTGACGATCTCGAAGAAGGTGGCCTCTGCCGGGGCCGCTGCCAGCACCGTGGCGAGCAGCGTTTCCAGGCGTTCCGGGGGCGGCTCCTGCCCGTCGATGCGGAAACGCTCGCTGAAGTTTACCAGATGGGGAGAGGTGAACAGGGCGGTACGGACCCCGGCCGCGCTCAGTATGGCGGCGAGAAAGGCCGAGGTGGAGCCTTTGCCGTTGGTGCCGACCACGTGGATGCTGCGAAAGGAGCGCTCCGGGTGTCCCAGGCGCTCCAGGACGAGCCGGACCCGGTCCACACCGGGACGAATGCCGAAGCGCCGGCGGGCGTAGAGTTTCTCGAGTATGCCGGCCAGGGACATCTCAGGCGGCGGGGCGGTGGAGCATTTTCAGGATTGAAGCCAGTTTGGGGCGCATCTCCGTACGGGGAATGATGGCATCCACCATGCCGTGGTCCAGCAGGTATTCGGCCCGC is a window of Geobacter sp. FeAm09 DNA encoding:
- a CDS encoding folylpolyglutamate synthase/dihydrofolate synthase family protein; translation: MSLAGILEKLYARRRFGIRPGVDRVRLVLERLGHPERSFRSIHVVGTNGKGSTSAFLAAILSAAGVRTALFTSPHLVNFSERFRIDGQEPPPERLETLLATVLAAAPAEATFFEIVTALAALCFAEERAEVAVMEAGMGGRSDATAVIPALMTVITPIALDHCDYLGATLPLIAAEKSAIAEPGTPVVSARQPAEALEVIRRTCAAGGNRFVHEGDDFRAFWMDDGSLDYHGLGVELSRLLPGIPGRYQSQNASLALTAAEVLGASGMTIAPDALTAGIAAARWPGRMELVPGPPRLLLDGAHNPAGAAALAEALDAYRCRRLILVTGVMSDKDVPAIFAPLAGKVHHAYAVTPAVERALNDAVLAGILNGLGFRATACGSVGNGIETARREAGADDLILVCGSLFTVGETKAWLAGDHFEGIRG
- a CDS encoding LPS-assembly protein LptD; this encodes MTPTRLYILLICLALFTAVPAQGAVPMPTEGNISINSDSMSQDTANEVFTATGHVTIRWQGMTLTADKATYDRKTRVLHATDNVLVVKGDETLRGDSIKLDMDTGRGELEKGVLTSATSNVTFIGDRITRINDNEVELTTTELTTCDLPDPSWKFGADHLKVNLLGYAVGRGVTFYIKEVPVLYLPWMAFPVVRERKTGLLFPRFGYSSSRGAQLDIPLYLVISPSQDLLLDLDTQTKRGVGTGVDYRYIWNRGSEGHFGGYLIYDLDKERWRGQASLSHKEIFSPTMNLRTEINLTSDRSFLGDFGEKSGDYNRQSNDTIVNALKTWQNYALSGYLRFAEDLYATDNSRTLQTLPEVSLAGVRQQVFSTPIYFDLDSSAANLYREVDPTGQRLNAFPRLTYVSGLPGYLNASAYAGLHVRGYVTQDNRSATTKETDGDLLPELGARASTSLSRVYDINGAALKKLRHEITPEVSYTYAPSHDQSRLPFYDYNDRLVGQNIFSASVTSFLGGKFQTGDTTTYRDISLVRLTQGYSVGGTRRDLLSMVDANRPWTDLTLESETWLHPQAKLTVDTRYNLYDNRFSSAAPGIELDDKQGNSAAVSYRMARNQVEYLEAKLATKYFNPWTLGYTTRYSFDRGNFLESVYSVEYRQKCWSVSLSIGDRPGGNFSFHFGFNLEGLMTSK
- a CDS encoding Arm DNA-binding domain-containing protein, encoding MQIRNAKPQKTEYRLFDGGGNLLVTPTGSKLWRMKYSYNGKVKQLSLGA